The following coding sequences are from one Eucalyptus grandis isolate ANBG69807.140 chromosome 11, ASM1654582v1, whole genome shotgun sequence window:
- the LOC104425881 gene encoding CDT1-like protein a, chloroplastic yields MDRKKCEASGKATSSEGPAFALRTPRKIGEPLRTETEVADESRYEEIAEVFNHMTCSLRLLNLCKKPPTFWNVSAQVEVLAKRKFLYSHLAQIKYVLPEVIQIEKLLIYDKKTSCMRPDVKITVQLDAIETRHEQSGFMALRELFVLRLVDYFADHPEASVVPEAMLPGPFHQSNQITDDEDTLGDSVFQHQSTVADGVILSEASGLPESFSRHFSQKLVVSEKTQLLASPVTFSSSSCTNPTNQELQGRQEGHLNVVCPEPIGEINHNISTEEEEEASSGCGRSNFIVPSVESPYPCSSVDPIDKESPAVRFSPSSGNLMIDTPAQMTPKRSISDCDNNIKSMSRKQCQSCEKPAKRSLDFSSPKGDRSSMDRSETCKHVHDFSPCSLKLVEEKNLSGEAAGLHQENERGHLSKDQISANRSLRMCQDLSHLNGIAATVNYVFQSVGCSSITREELVHKIIMNNFEVLERKEVEEQIDFLGKLFPDWFCRRSTHSGDIIYSIREGTSLESITSRLISS; encoded by the exons ATGGATCGGAAGAAATGCGAGGCGAGCGGAAAGGCGACGAGCTCGGAAGGACCGGCGTTCGCGTTAAGGACGCCTCGGAAGATCGGCGAGCCTCTGCGAACCGAGACTGAGGTCGCGGATGA GTCAAGGTACGAGGAGATTGCGGAGGTTTTTAATCACATGACCTGCTCGCTGAGGCTGCTTAATCTGTGCAAGAAGCCTCCCACGTTTTGGAATGTCAGTGCTCAGGTGGAAGTTCTTGCGAAAAG AAAATTTCTATACAGCCATCTTGCACAGATTAAATATGTACTTCCTGAAGTCATACAGATAGAGAAGCTCCTTATTTATGATAAGAAAACTTCATGCATGAGGCCTGATGTGAAAATCACAGTGCAACTTGATGCCATAGAGACGCGTCATGAACAATCTGGCTTCATGGCACTGCGGGAACTTTTCGTGTTGAGGCTTGTTGATTATTTCGCTGACCATCCGGAG GCTTCTGTTGTTCCAGAGGCCATGTTACCTGGGCCTTTTCACCAAAGCAATCAGATCACCGACGATGAAGATACTCTTGGAGATTCTGTGTTCCAACATCAGTCAACAGTTGCTGATGGTGTGATATTGTCAGAGGCATCTGGTTTACCTGAGTCTTTCAGCAGACACTTTTCTCAGAAGTTGGTTGTATCAGAGAAAACTCAACTTTTAGCATCTCCAGTtaccttctcttcttcctcatgcaCCAATCCTACCAATCAGGAATTGCAAGGTAGACAAGAGGGACACTTAAATGTCGTATGCCCTGAACCTATCGGTGAGATCAACCACAATATCAGTacggaggaagaggaagaagcttCTTCCGGTTGTGGTAGGTCCAACTTCATTGTTCCCTCTGTTGAATCGCCTTATCCATGCTCATCTGTTGACCCTATCGACAAGGAAAGTCCTGCAGTCAGGTTTTCCCCATCTTCTGGAAATTTAATGATTGACACTCCGGCACAGATGACCCCAAAGAGATCAATATCTGATTGTGACAACAATATTAAATCAATGAGTAGAAAACAATGTCAGTCATGTGAGAAGCCTGCAAAAAGGTCTTTGgacttctcttccccgaaaggTGATAGAAGTTCCATGGATAGATCAGAGACTTGCAAGCATGTCCATGATTTCAGCCCATGCTCTCTGAAACTTGTGGAAGAAAAGAATCTCTCAGGAGAAGCAGCAGGATTGCATCAG GAGAATGAGAGAGGCCATCTTTCCAAGGATCAAATTTCGGCCAATAGAAGTTTAAGAATGTGCCAGGACCTTTCTCACTTGAATGGAATTGCTGCCACAGTAAATTATGTTTTCCAGTCGGTTGGCTGCTCTTCAATCACAAGGGAGGAGCTCGTGCACAAGATAATAATGAATAACTTTGAAGTTCTTGAGAGAA AGGAGGTTGAAGAGCAGATCGATTTTCTTGGGAAATTGTTTCCTGATTGGTTCTGCCGAAGATCAACACATAGCGGAGATATTATATATAG CATTAGGGAGGGGACAAGCCTTGAGTCAATTACGTCAAGGCTCATTAGCAGTTGA
- the LOC104431531 gene encoding kunitz trypsin inhibitor 5-like yields MDMKTPLSLLLLSLLLLSFSPKPSNAASSPVLDTDGHELQTGVNYHILPVLRGRGGGLTLGASRSGNCPLAVVQEQQELSDGLPAKFSPVDGDSTIRLSTDLNVWFDAATICVQSTVWRLAAFDEEVKQYFVESGGVLGNPGRETVSNWFKIEKVDEDYNFRFCPTVCDTCRVICRDVGIYVDGSTRRLALSDEPFRVKFRKA; encoded by the coding sequence ATGGACATGAAAACCCcactctccctcctcctcctctccctcctcctcctctccttctccccCAAACCCTCCAATGCAGCATCATCCCCTGTCCTCGACACTGATGGCCACGAGCTCCAGACTGGCGTCAACTACCACATCCTCCCGGTCCTCCGCGGCCGAGGCGGCGGCCTCACTCTGGGCGCCTCGAGGAGTGGCAACTGCCCACTCGCGGTCGTCCAGGAACAGCAGGAGCTCTCCGATGGCCTCCCTGCCAAGTTCTCTCCTGTGGATGGCGACAGCACCATCCGCCTTTCAACTGATCTCAACGTCTGGTTCGATGCGGCGACGATCTGTGTGCAGTCCACGGTGTGGAGGCTCGCCGCCTTCGATGAGGAGGTGAAGCAGTACTTCGTCGAGAGCGGCGGGGTCCTGGGGAACCCGGGACGCGAGACCGTAAGCAACTGGTTCAAGATCGAGAAGGTGGACGAGGATTACAATTTCCGGTTCTGTCCCACGGTGTGCGACACTTGCAGGGTGATATGTCGGGACGTCGGGATTTATGTGGATGGTTCGACGCGGCGTCTGGCCTTGAGCGACGAGCCGTTCAGGGTCAAGTTCAGGAAGGCATGA
- the LOC104427667 gene encoding uncharacterized protein LOC104427667, which translates to MRPDVKITVQLDAIETRHEQSGFVALQELFMLRLVDYFADHPEASVVPEAMLPGPFQQGNQITDNEDTLGDSVFQHQSTVADGVILSEASGLPESFSRHFSQKLVVSENTQLLASPVTFSSPSCTNPTNQELQGRQEGHLNVVCPEPIGEINHNISTEEEEEASSGYCRSNFIVPSVESPYPCSSVDPIDKESPAVRFSPSSGNLMIDTQAQMTPKRSISDCDNNIKSMSRKQCQSCEKKPAKRSLDLSSPKGDKSSMDRSETCKHVHDFSPCSLKLVEEKNLSGFAAGLHQGQLMPVAFQQPHYDCLTFTVTGE; encoded by the exons ATGAGGCCAGATGTGAAAATCACAGTGCAACTTGATGCCATAGAGACGCGTCATGAACAATCTGGCTTCGTGGCACTGCAGGAACTTTTCATGTTGAGGCTTGTTGATTATTTCGCTGACCATCCGGAG GCTTCTGTTGTTCCAGAGGCCATGTTACCTGGGCCTTTTCAACAAGGCAATCAGATCACCGACAACGAAGATACTCTTGGAGATTCTGTGTTCCAACATCAGTCAACAGTTGCTGATGGTGTAATATTGTCAGAGGCATCTGGTTTACCTGAGTCTTTCAGCAGACACTTTTCTCAGAAGTTGGTTGTATCGGAGAATACTCAACTTTTAGCATCTCCAGTTACCTTCTCTTCTCCCTCATGCACCAATCCTACCAATCAGGAATTGCAAGGTAGACAAGAGGGACACTTAAATGTCGTATGCCCTGAACCTATCGGTGAGATCAACCACAATATCAGTacggaggaagaggaagaagcttCTTCCGGTTATTGTAGGTCCAACTTCATTGTTCCCTCTGTTGAATCGCCTTATCCATGCTCATCCGTTGACCCTATCGACAAGGAAAGTCCTGCAGTCAGGTTTTCCCCATCTTCTGGAAATTTAATGATTGACACTCAGGCACAGATGACCCCAAAGAGATCAATATCTGATTGTGACAACAATATTAAATCAATGAGTAGAAAACAATGTCAGTCATGTGAGAAGAAGCCTGCAAAAAGGTCTTTGGACTTATCTTCCCCGAAAGGTGATAAAAGTTCCATGGATAGATCAGAGACTTGCAAGCATGTCCATGATTTCAGCCCGTGCTCTCTGAAACTTGTGGAAGAAAAGAATCTCTCAGGATTTGCAGCAGGATTGCATCAG GGACAACTCATGCCTGTTGCTTTCCAACAGCCTCACTATGATTGCCTTACATTTACTGTCACAGGAGAATGA
- the LOC104430154 gene encoding kunitz trypsin inhibitor 5 yields MDMKTPLSVLLLSLLLLSFSPKPSNAASSPVLDTDGHKLQTGVNYHILPVLRGRGGGLTLGASRSGNCPLAVVQEQQELSDGLPAKFSPVDGRSTIRLSTDLNVWFDAATICVQSTVWRLAAFDEEVKQYFVESGGVLGNPGRETVSNWFKIEKVDEDYNFRFCPTVCDTCKVICRDVGIYVDGATRRLALSDEPFRVKFKKA; encoded by the coding sequence ATGGACATGAAAACCCCACTCTctgtcctcctcctctccctcctcctcctctccttctccccCAAACCCTCCAATGCAGCATCATCCCCTGTCCTCGACACCGACGGCCACAAGCTCCAGACCGGCGTCAACTACCACATCCTCCCGGTCCTCCGCGGCCGAGGCGGCGGCCTCACGCTGGGCGCCTCAAGGAGCGGCAACTGCCCGCTCGCGGTCGTCCAGGAACAGCAGGAGCTCTCCGATGGCCTCCCTGCCAAGTTCTCCCCTGTGGATGGCAGAAGCACCATCCGCCTTTCAACTGATCTCAACGTCTGGTTCGATGCGGCGACGATCTGTGTGCAGTCCACGGTGTGGAGGCTCGCCGCCTTCGATGAGGAGGTGAAGCAGTACTTCGTCGAGAGCGGCGGGGTCCTGGGGAACCCGGGACGCGAGACCGTAAGCAACTGGTTCAAGATCGAGAAGGTGGACGAGGATTACAATTTCCGGTTCTGTCCCACGGTGTGCGACACTTGCAAGGTGATATGTCGGGACGTCGGGATTTATGTGGATGGTGCGACGCGGCGTCTGGCCTTGAGCGACGAGCCGTTCAGGGTCAAGTTCAAGAAGGCATGA
- the LOC104430155 gene encoding kunitz trypsin inhibitor 5-like has protein sequence MKEDVVSFLEESARVMSYYESQYACGMTPWSRTRKPKLLFFLPNFLWRPAGPIRLSTDLNVWLDAAKICMHSTVWRLGAYNEEVKQYFVESGGVLGNPGRETISNWFKIEKVDEDYKLVFCPTVCDTCKVICRDVGVYVDGATRRLALSDEPFRVMFKKARGAGAAPSACRLCEA, from the exons ATGAAGGAAGATGTTGTTTCATTCTTAGAGGAAAGTGCACGAGTCATGTCGTACTatgaatctcaatatgcttgtgGAATGACACCGTGGTCGCGGACCCGGAAGCCGAAGCTGCTGTTCTTCCTGCCAAACTTTCTCTGGCGCCCTGCCGG ACCCATCCGCCTTTCAACTGATCTCAACGTCTGGCTCGACGCGGCGAAGATCTGCATGCATTCCACGGTGTGGAGGCTCGGTGCCTACAACGAGGAGGTGAAGCAGTACTTCGTCGAGAGCGGCGGGGTCCTGGGGAACCCGGGACGCGAGACCATAAGCAATTGGTTCAAGATCGAGAAGGTGGACGAGGATTACAAGCTCGTGTTCTGTCCCACGGTGTGCGACACTTGCAAGGTGATATGTCGGGACGTCGGGGTTTATGTGGATGGTGCGACGCGGCGTTTGGCCTTGAGCGACGAGCCGTTCCGGGTCATGTTCAAGAAGGCACGAGGCGCGGGCGCAGCCCCAAGTGCATGCAGATTATGCGAGGCATGA
- the LOC104425879 gene encoding GEM-like protein 4, with protein sequence MKEQIMGSPLRMRSYESTPERPFSVSEPVSVLQSPSSSDGFNSFKIDEEEIYPGHQRKLGRKSSSFTFRVRDHVKLGPKLSETVKGKLRLGAKIVQGGGRESIFKRVFGMEEGEEFLKASQCYLSTSAGPIAGLLFISTQKIAFCSERSITFPSPNGKLVRSPYKVLIPTEKIKRANRSENVNNPAQKYIEILTEDDYEFWFMGFLRYEKAFKNLEKAMTVANRM encoded by the exons ATGAAGGAGCAAATCATGGGGAGTCCTTTGAGGATGAGATCGTACGAGAGCACTCCGGAGAGGCCCTTCTCCGTGTCCGAACCGGTCAGCGTGCTCCAGAGCCCCTCTTCTTCAGATGGCTTCAACTCCTTCAAGATCG ATGAAGAGGAGATCTACCCGGGGCACCAGAGAAAGTTAGGCAGGAAGAGCAGCAGCTTCACCTTCCGGGTCCGCGACCACG TGAAACTGGGGCCAAAGTTGTCGGAGACTGTGAAGGGCAAGCTGAGATTGGGGGCGAAAATTGTgcaaggaggagggagggagagcaTATTCAAGCGGGTGTTCGGgatggaggaaggagaggagTTCCTCAAGGCCTCGCAGTGCTACTTGTCAACCTCTGCTGGTCCAATCGCTGGCCTCCTCTTCATCTCCACCCAGAAGATTGCCTTCTGCAGTGAGAGATCCATAACCTTTCCTTCCCCTAATGGGAAGCTCGTTCGATCACCTTACAAG GTTCTGATACCGACAGAGAAGATAAAGCGAGCGAACCGGAGCGAGAACGTGAACAATCCAGCGCAGAAGTACATAGAAATACTCACAGAAGACGACTACGAGTTCTGGTTCATGGGGTTCTTGAGGTACGAGAAGGCCTTCAAGAATCTCGAGAAGGCCATGACAGTGGCTAATCGGATGTAG
- the LOC104425878 gene encoding DNA-directed RNA polymerases II, IV and V subunit 12, which yields MDPQPEPVSYICGDCGMENTLKPGDVIQCRECGYRILYKKRTRRIIQYEAR from the exons ATGGACCCGCAGCCTGAACCGGTCAGCTACATCTGCGGAG ATTGCGGGATGGAGAACACGCTGAAGCCCGGGGACGTCATCCAGTGCAGGGAGTGCGGGTACCGCATCCTCTACAAGAAGCGCACCCGCCGAA TCATTCAGTATGAGGCCCGTTGA